The following coding sequences are from one Molothrus aeneus isolate 106 chromosome Z, BPBGC_Maene_1.0, whole genome shotgun sequence window:
- the LOC136569288 gene encoding programmed cell death 1 ligand 1-like isoform X1 yields the protein MGRPLFFYVFLFYWHFLNALFIVEAPQSLCIVERGNNVTMECTFPVNGKLEFRDLSVSWDKKDELKQVYVLRKGEEDLKNQHSDFRGRIKLLKESLNLGQSVLQITDVKLRDAGVYRCVVDYGGADYKTIHLKVKAPYRIINQGVVSTGHNEWKLTCQSEGYPEAEVIWHNRNYEDLTYKANTKFETASDQLYRVTSTLTIKSGIDDIFYCIFWNKELQENTTAILHIADSTDGILQTESRRFVGATLIATAFVGSVLLFLLCIRKARANKSNRTPVESLSIAKLAKDKDTHNCRDASFEDRELKYMQIEKT from the exons ATGGGACGGCCTTTGTTTTTCTATGTATTTTTATTCTACTGGCATTTCCTAAATG ctttATTCATAGTTGAAGCTCCTCAGTCACTCTGCATTGTGGAACGTGGGAACAATGTGACCATGGAATGCACATTTCCAGTGAATGGGAAATTAGAATTTAGAGATTTAAGTGTTAGCTGGGATAAGAAAGATGAGTTGAAGCAGGTTTATGTACTTCGCAAAGGAGAGGAAGACCTCAAAAATCAGCACAGTGACTTTAGGGGAAGAATAAAATTGTTGAAAGAGAGCCTGAACTTGGGACAGTCTGTCCTTCAGATCActgatgtgaagctcagagATGCAGGGGTTTACCGCTGTGTTGTTGACTATGGGGGAGCTGACTACAAGACAATCCACCTGAAAGTTAAGG CTCCTTACAGAATTATAAACCAAGGAGTGGTGAGCACAGGACACAACGAATGGAAGTTGACGTGTCAGTCAGAAGGATACCCAGAAGCTGAAGTGATTTGGCATAATAGAAACTATGAAGATTTGACTTACAAGGCAAACACAAAATTTGAAACTGCAAGTGACCAGTTGTATCGTGTGACAAGTACCCTCACAATCAAAAGTGGAATTGAtgacattttttactgtataTTCTGGAATAAAGAACTACAAGAAAATACAACTGCCATTTTACACATAGCAG ATTCAACTGATGGCATTCTCCAGACTGAGAGCAGACGCTTTGTTGGAGCAACTCTCATTGCAACTGCTTTTGTTGGATCAGTGCTTCTATTTCTGCTCTGCATAAGAAAAG ctaGAGCAAATAAGAGTAACAGAACACCTGTGGAGAGTCTATCGATAGCAA